One window from the genome of Serinibacter salmoneus encodes:
- the pflA gene encoding pyruvate formate-lyase-activating protein: protein MTTSIGLGMPTGPSALGGLGDVDAERSEMLAGMRTGEVGMIHSWELVTAVDGPGTRMTTFFSGCPLRCLYCHNPDTLKMRDGKPVRAEDLLARIRRYRNVFKATRGGITLSGGEVLMQPAFAHRILRGAKEMGVHTALDTSGFLGRNASEEFLADVDLVLLDVKSGLPETYRRVTGRDLQPTLDFGRRLADLGIEIWLRFVQVPDLTDVDENIEPIVQYAASLSSVSRVEILPFHQMGREKWAELGLPYELGETQPPDAARTEQVREMFRAAGLTTY from the coding sequence ATGACGACGAGCATCGGCCTGGGTATGCCGACGGGTCCCAGCGCGCTCGGCGGGCTGGGCGACGTGGACGCCGAACGCAGCGAGATGCTGGCGGGGATGCGCACCGGGGAGGTGGGGATGATCCACTCCTGGGAGCTGGTCACCGCGGTGGACGGCCCCGGCACCCGGATGACCACCTTCTTCTCGGGGTGCCCGCTGCGGTGCCTGTACTGCCACAACCCCGACACCCTGAAGATGCGTGACGGCAAGCCGGTGCGAGCCGAGGACCTCCTCGCCCGCATCCGCCGCTACCGCAACGTGTTCAAGGCCACCAGGGGTGGGATCACCCTCTCGGGGGGCGAGGTCCTGATGCAGCCGGCGTTCGCGCACCGCATCCTGCGGGGAGCCAAGGAGATGGGCGTCCACACCGCGTTGGACACCTCGGGTTTCCTCGGTCGCAATGCGAGCGAGGAGTTCCTGGCGGATGTGGACCTCGTGCTGTTGGACGTGAAGTCCGGACTCCCGGAGACCTACCGCCGCGTCACGGGCCGCGACCTGCAGCCCACCCTGGACTTCGGGCGTCGCCTGGCCGACCTCGGGATCGAGATCTGGTTGCGGTTCGTGCAGGTCCCCGACCTGACCGATGTGGACGAGAACATCGAACCGATCGTGCAGTACGCGGCGAGCCTGAGTTCTGTCAGCAGGGTGGAGATCCTCCCGTTCCATCAGATGGGGCGGGAGAAGTGGGCCGAGCTGGGGCTGCCGTACGAGCTGGGGGAGACCCAGCCGCCGGATGCCGCGCGCACCGAGCAGGTGCGCGAGATGTTCCGGGCGGCTGGGCTCACCACCTACTGA
- a CDS encoding 3-hydroxyacyl-CoA dehydrogenase NAD-binding domain-containing protein, with the protein MTTTRVLVRDVDLPTTDAPRGGGTLALITLDNGDLRAPSTLGPETINELTGVLLGLRERAAAGEIAAVAVTGKPYVFAAGADLKRVSQVHERTAALALGRDGHAAYQLLAELGVPSFAYVNGVALGGGLELAIACDYRTVSATARPLGLPETSLGLVPGWGGATRLASIVGTPAALDIILTRGMTGRHLSAPDVARLGLVDAVFEPADFLERSIAWTAAVLRGEITPTRPEPESRASTDAAFAVARAQLDAVVGTSRPAPHRALDLMERARDRSVAESFVAEDEALADLVMTDEMRASVYAFGLTTAAKRPTGAPPKEAARPVRRVGIVGAGLMAAQIAYLVARKMKVPVVMRDIDTARAEAGLDHVSREVAKATKRGRLSEGAAARVLGSVSATTEITALADCDLIIEAVTEKLELKQRVFAELEEIIPAETVLATNTSALSVTAMASQLRHPERVVGLHFFNPVAAMPLVEVIRAEQTDESALATAFAVTKALGKSAVASADRPGFIVNRLLVLLMGRIIAAVENGTPVTQADHALDELGLPMPPFQLFDLVGPAVGLHVLTSLREDLGERFPRSPGLEAIVATGATVVTEAPAPGLPKRVAPSLQAVFDEHRDPAGQRGPVLDAVGVREDVLEALAREIDLMLTEGVISEPSQIDTAMILGAGWPFHLGGITPYLDRTGWSQRVRGARFLPEGVADVGGHRS; encoded by the coding sequence GTGACCACCACCCGCGTCCTGGTCCGCGACGTCGACCTGCCCACCACCGACGCCCCCCGCGGCGGCGGCACGCTCGCTCTGATCACCCTCGACAACGGTGACCTGCGCGCGCCCAGCACGCTGGGTCCGGAGACCATCAACGAGCTCACCGGGGTGCTGCTCGGTCTGCGCGAACGCGCCGCCGCCGGGGAGATCGCGGCGGTCGCCGTCACCGGGAAGCCGTACGTGTTCGCCGCCGGCGCCGACCTCAAGCGCGTCTCGCAGGTGCACGAGCGCACCGCGGCGCTCGCTCTCGGTCGCGACGGGCACGCGGCCTACCAGTTGCTCGCGGAGCTGGGCGTGCCCTCGTTCGCGTACGTCAACGGGGTGGCCCTCGGCGGCGGGCTGGAACTCGCGATCGCCTGCGACTACCGCACCGTCTCCGCCACCGCCCGGCCGCTCGGACTGCCCGAGACCTCCCTGGGCCTGGTGCCCGGGTGGGGCGGTGCCACCCGCCTGGCCTCGATCGTGGGCACCCCGGCGGCGCTGGACATCATCCTCACCCGCGGGATGACGGGCCGGCACCTCTCGGCCCCGGATGTCGCCCGCCTCGGGCTCGTGGACGCCGTGTTCGAACCGGCGGACTTCCTCGAGCGCTCCATCGCGTGGACCGCGGCCGTCCTGCGCGGTGAGATCACGCCGACGCGCCCCGAGCCGGAGTCCCGGGCCTCGACGGATGCCGCGTTCGCCGTCGCCCGCGCCCAGCTCGACGCCGTGGTCGGTACCTCGCGTCCGGCGCCGCACCGTGCCCTCGACCTCATGGAGCGCGCCCGCGACCGCAGCGTGGCGGAGTCCTTCGTGGCCGAGGACGAGGCCCTGGCCGACCTGGTGATGACCGACGAGATGCGTGCCAGCGTGTACGCCTTCGGCCTGACCACCGCGGCCAAGCGACCGACCGGCGCGCCGCCGAAGGAGGCGGCGCGACCCGTGCGACGCGTCGGCATCGTCGGCGCCGGGCTCATGGCCGCGCAGATCGCCTACCTGGTCGCGCGCAAGATGAAGGTGCCGGTCGTGATGCGCGACATCGACACCGCGCGCGCCGAGGCCGGCCTCGACCACGTCTCCCGCGAGGTCGCGAAGGCCACCAAGCGCGGACGGCTCAGCGAGGGTGCCGCGGCACGGGTGCTCGGGAGCGTCTCGGCGACCACCGAGATCACCGCGCTGGCCGACTGTGATCTGATCATCGAGGCCGTCACCGAGAAGCTCGAGCTCAAGCAGCGGGTCTTCGCCGAACTCGAGGAGATCATCCCGGCCGAGACGGTCCTGGCCACCAACACCTCCGCGCTCTCCGTCACGGCGATGGCCTCACAGTTGCGCCACCCCGAGCGGGTGGTGGGCCTGCACTTCTTCAACCCTGTGGCCGCGATGCCGCTGGTGGAGGTCATCCGTGCCGAGCAGACCGACGAGTCCGCCCTGGCGACCGCGTTCGCGGTCACCAAGGCGCTCGGCAAGAGCGCCGTGGCCTCGGCGGACCGTCCGGGGTTCATCGTCAACCGGCTCCTGGTCCTGCTGATGGGCCGCATCATCGCGGCGGTGGAGAACGGCACCCCGGTCACGCAGGCGGACCACGCGCTGGACGAGTTGGGGCTGCCGATGCCGCCGTTCCAGCTCTTCGACCTGGTGGGCCCCGCCGTCGGCCTGCACGTGCTGACCTCGCTGCGCGAGGACCTCGGCGAGCGGTTCCCCCGCTCCCCCGGCCTGGAGGCGATCGTGGCCACCGGTGCCACCGTGGTGACTGAGGCGCCCGCGCCCGGGCTCCCCAAGCGGGTGGCGCCCTCGCTGCAGGCCGTCTTCGACGAGCACCGCGACCCGGCCGGTCAGCGCGGCCCCGTGCTGGACGCCGTCGGGGTGCGCGAGGACGTGCTGGAGGCGCTCGCCCGGGAGATCGACCTCATGCTCACCGAGGGCGTGATCAGCGAGCCGAGCCAGATCGACACCGCGATGATCCTCGGCGCCGGCTGGCCCTTCCACCTCGGCGGGATCACGCCCTACCTGGACCGCACCGGCTGGTCCCAGCGTGTGCGGGGTGCGCGGTTCCTGCCCGAGGGCGTCGCGGACGTGGGAGGACACCGATCCTGA
- a CDS encoding thiolase family protein, whose translation MLGRRVVLVDGARTPFGRARPDGLYGATRADDLLVTLVRELMRRHPEVSPDRIGEVAMAATTQSGDQGLTLGRTVALLAGLGQEVPGYAVDRMCSGAMTATTQVAAQIAVGAIDIALAGGVEHMGRHPLGDGADPNPRFMTERLVDSDALVMGATAENLHDRYPALTRERADAYGVRSQQRYAAALAAGRIDADLVPVAVRGEDGAWGLATADEPPRPETTLAGIADLKTPFRPGGRVTAATSSPLTDGATACLMMAEDVAADLGTPARMRLVSYAYRGVDPALMGIGPVPATEIALAQAGLEIGQIGAIEINEAFAVQVLAFLDAFGIAEDSPIVNPDGGAIAMGHPLAASGVRLAVQLARRFEADPSIRYGLTTMCVGLGQGATAVWENPHHPDYTPQEKK comes from the coding sequence ATGCTCGGGCGCCGCGTCGTCCTCGTGGACGGCGCCCGTACCCCGTTCGGGCGGGCCAGGCCTGATGGCCTGTACGGCGCCACCCGCGCCGACGACCTGCTCGTTACCCTCGTGCGCGAACTCATGCGCCGCCACCCCGAGGTGAGCCCCGACCGCATCGGCGAGGTCGCGATGGCCGCCACCACCCAGTCCGGTGACCAGGGACTGACCCTGGGGCGCACCGTGGCCCTGCTGGCGGGTCTCGGCCAGGAGGTACCGGGCTACGCGGTCGACCGGATGTGCTCCGGAGCGATGACAGCCACCACCCAGGTCGCCGCGCAGATCGCGGTCGGTGCGATCGACATCGCCCTGGCCGGCGGGGTGGAGCACATGGGACGCCACCCGCTCGGCGACGGTGCCGACCCGAATCCGCGGTTCATGACCGAACGCCTGGTGGACTCCGACGCCCTGGTGATGGGCGCCACCGCCGAGAACCTGCACGATCGCTACCCTGCGTTGACCCGCGAACGCGCGGACGCCTACGGCGTGCGCAGCCAGCAGCGCTACGCCGCGGCGCTGGCCGCCGGGCGCATCGACGCCGACCTGGTGCCGGTCGCGGTGCGCGGCGAGGACGGCGCGTGGGGCCTGGCCACCGCCGACGAACCGCCCCGACCGGAGACCACCCTGGCGGGGATAGCGGACCTGAAGACCCCGTTCCGCCCCGGTGGCCGGGTCACCGCCGCCACCAGTTCGCCGCTGACCGACGGGGCGACGGCGTGCCTGATGATGGCCGAGGACGTCGCCGCCGACCTGGGCACCCCCGCCCGCATGCGGTTGGTCTCCTACGCCTACCGCGGCGTGGACCCGGCCCTGATGGGCATCGGTCCCGTGCCCGCCACCGAGATCGCCCTGGCGCAGGCTGGCCTCGAGATCGGGCAGATCGGCGCGATCGAGATCAACGAGGCCTTCGCGGTGCAGGTGCTGGCCTTCCTCGATGCCTTCGGCATCGCAGAGGACTCCCCGATCGTCAACCCCGACGGCGGCGCGATCGCCATGGGCCACCCACTCGCCGCGTCCGGGGTCCGCCTCGCCGTGCAACTCGCCCGGCGCTTCGAGGCCGACCCCAGCATCCGCTACGGCCTGACCACGATGTGTGTGGGCCTGGGCCAGGGCGCCACCGCCGTGTGGGAGAACCCCCACCACCCCGACTACACCCCGCAGGAGAAGAAGTGA
- a CDS encoding ribonuclease D encodes MAEDTRAATGQDVEPLLEPREGVPAVITTQQELHRYAQALAAGSGSVAVDAERASGFRYSQRAYLVQLRRAGAGTALVDPIALPDLSVLNEALRGVEWVLHAANQDLECLREVGMTPDALFDTELAGRILGRDRVGLGAIVAAELGLGLAKEHSAADWSTRPLPENWLRYAALDVEVLVDLRDALHADLESQGKWAWAEQEFEHVRTLPPPAARVEPWRRLSRITTLRGSRAMAVARELWYARDEVARERDTAPGRILPDRAIVAAAAAMPRDRAGLARLPEFSGRGTRRRVERWWAAVARAQSLPEQDLPSRRGPRTDDMPASRSWAPRFPEEAERLRAVRATLRRIAGEVGTPQENVLTPDTQRRIAWDPPSPVTAEAVGERLRVLGARAWQTELTAPAIAAALRDPASVPDDAA; translated from the coding sequence GTGGCTGAGGACACGCGGGCCGCCACGGGCCAGGATGTCGAACCGCTGCTGGAGCCCCGCGAGGGCGTGCCCGCCGTCATCACCACGCAGCAGGAGTTGCACCGATACGCGCAGGCGCTCGCGGCGGGCAGCGGCAGCGTCGCTGTCGACGCCGAGCGCGCATCCGGGTTCCGCTACAGCCAGCGCGCCTACCTCGTGCAACTGCGCCGCGCCGGGGCCGGTACGGCGCTGGTGGACCCGATCGCCCTGCCCGATCTGAGCGTGTTGAACGAGGCACTGCGCGGCGTGGAGTGGGTACTGCACGCCGCCAACCAGGACCTGGAGTGCCTGCGCGAGGTCGGCATGACACCGGATGCGCTCTTCGACACCGAGCTCGCCGGCCGGATCCTGGGCCGCGATCGGGTGGGCCTGGGCGCCATCGTCGCAGCAGAACTCGGGCTCGGGCTCGCGAAGGAGCACTCGGCCGCGGACTGGTCCACACGCCCCCTCCCGGAGAACTGGCTGCGGTACGCCGCGCTGGACGTGGAGGTGCTCGTGGACCTGCGCGACGCGCTCCACGCCGACCTGGAGTCCCAGGGGAAGTGGGCGTGGGCCGAGCAGGAGTTCGAGCACGTGCGCACCCTGCCACCCCCTGCCGCACGCGTGGAGCCGTGGCGGCGGCTCTCCCGCATCACGACCCTGCGCGGCTCCCGGGCCATGGCCGTGGCCCGGGAGCTCTGGTACGCCCGTGACGAGGTCGCGCGCGAGCGGGACACCGCCCCGGGCCGGATCCTGCCCGATCGCGCCATCGTGGCGGCAGCCGCGGCCATGCCGCGCGACCGCGCCGGACTGGCGCGGCTGCCGGAGTTCAGCGGACGCGGCACGCGTCGGCGTGTGGAGCGCTGGTGGGCGGCCGTCGCCCGGGCCCAGTCGCTACCGGAGCAGGACCTGCCCTCCCGGCGGGGGCCGCGAACCGACGACATGCCGGCGTCGCGGAGTTGGGCGCCCCGTTTCCCCGAGGAGGCGGAGCGGTTGCGTGCCGTGCGCGCCACCCTGCGCCGGATCGCCGGCGAGGTCGGCACACCGCAGGAGAACGTGCTCACACCCGACACCCAACGCAGGATCGCGTGGGATCCGCCCTCGCCGGTCACGGCTGAGGCCGTCGGGGAGCGGCTGCGGGTCCTGGGCGCGCGCGCCTGGCAGACCGAACTCACGGCGCCGGCGATCGCCGCGGCGCTGCGCGACCCCGCGAGTGTGCCGGACGACGCGGCGTAG
- a CDS encoding DUF3000 domain-containing protein has translation MSTTDEPGLPEEFEAALLSLRGVQTRPEVHLEEVPPPTRIAPWALALTAEVNATGEVEDMLGNGRFVVLHDPEGQEAWEGTFRVVVLVRATLEDELGEDPLLGQVAWSWLTDSLHEAGASYHALSGTVTRVLSETFGGLEVRENQVEIEIRASWTPHGTDLSGHLAAWATATAWAGGLPPLPANVTTLAQRRRRG, from the coding sequence GTGTCCACGACCGACGAGCCCGGGCTTCCCGAGGAGTTCGAGGCCGCGCTGCTGAGCCTGCGCGGCGTGCAGACGCGCCCCGAGGTGCACCTGGAGGAGGTACCCCCTCCCACCCGCATCGCGCCCTGGGCGCTCGCACTGACGGCCGAGGTGAACGCCACCGGCGAGGTGGAGGACATGCTCGGGAACGGCCGATTCGTGGTGCTGCACGATCCCGAGGGCCAGGAGGCGTGGGAGGGCACCTTCCGCGTGGTGGTCCTGGTACGCGCCACCCTGGAGGACGAGCTCGGCGAGGACCCCCTGCTGGGTCAGGTCGCCTGGTCGTGGCTCACCGATTCGCTACACGAGGCCGGGGCGAGTTACCACGCGCTCTCGGGCACCGTGACCCGGGTGCTCTCGGAGACCTTCGGAGGCCTCGAGGTCCGGGAGAACCAGGTGGAGATTGAGATCCGGGCGTCCTGGACACCGCACGGGACGGACCTGTCGGGTCACCTGGCCGCCTGGGCGACGGCCACGGCCTGGGCCGGTGGGCTCCCGCCGCTGCCCGCCAACGTCACGACCCTTGCCCAGCGCAGGCGTCGTGGCTGA
- the zapE gene encoding cell division protein ZapE, with amino-acid sequence MSESQSLTSRQPRVTPDDLLAGLVPPPQFAAATFSSYRPDPAHPSQGEAMARMADLADQIRTPRRRGLLRRPVAPPSLYLDGGYGVGKTHLLAALAHEIGPERSAYGTFVEYTHLVGALGFAECVQVLSRRALVAIDEFELDDPGDTVLMSRLLRELADAGVTLVATSNTLPEALGEGRFAAEDFLREIQALASRFEILRIDGPDYRHRSGLPEHEGLSVAQVERALEGALASGARVSCDGWDALLAHLATIHPSRYGALVDDLDAVVITGAHGIDEDMVGLRLVVLVDRLYDRDLPVRLGPSGVADLFSERMLAKGYRKKYLRALSRLGALTHREWPGE; translated from the coding sequence GTGTCCGAGTCGCAGTCCTTGACCTCGCGCCAGCCGCGCGTCACCCCCGACGACCTGCTCGCCGGTCTCGTCCCGCCACCGCAGTTCGCCGCCGCGACCTTCTCCTCCTACCGGCCCGACCCCGCGCACCCCTCCCAGGGTGAGGCGATGGCGCGGATGGCGGATCTCGCGGACCAGATCCGCACCCCGCGCCGCCGAGGGTTGTTGCGACGGCCCGTTGCCCCGCCGAGCCTGTATCTCGACGGTGGCTACGGGGTCGGCAAGACCCACCTGCTCGCGGCCCTGGCTCACGAGATCGGTCCGGAGCGCTCCGCGTACGGCACGTTCGTGGAGTACACCCACCTGGTGGGTGCGCTCGGGTTCGCGGAGTGCGTCCAGGTGCTCTCCCGACGCGCCCTGGTCGCGATCGACGAGTTCGAACTGGACGACCCGGGCGACACCGTGCTGATGTCCCGGCTGCTACGCGAACTGGCGGACGCCGGCGTGACCCTCGTGGCCACGTCCAACACACTGCCCGAGGCGCTGGGGGAAGGCCGCTTCGCCGCCGAGGACTTCCTGCGCGAGATCCAGGCGCTCGCCTCCCGGTTCGAGATCCTGCGCATCGACGGGCCCGATTACCGGCATCGTTCCGGTCTGCCGGAGCACGAGGGGCTGTCGGTGGCGCAGGTGGAGCGTGCGCTCGAGGGAGCGTTGGCGAGCGGTGCGCGCGTCAGTTGTGACGGGTGGGACGCCCTACTCGCCCATCTCGCCACGATCCACCCCTCGCGGTACGGGGCACTGGTCGACGACCTGGATGCGGTGGTGATCACCGGGGCGCACGGGATCGACGAGGACATGGTCGGGTTGCGTCTCGTGGTGCTCGTGGACCGCCTGTACGACCGTGACCTGCCGGTCCGTCTCGGACCGAGCGGCGTGGCGGATCTGTTCAGCGAGCGCATGCTCGCCAAGGGATACCGCAAGAAGTACCTGCGCGCGCTGTCCCGGCTGGGTGCGCTGACACACCGCGAGTGGCCTGGCGAGTGA
- a CDS encoding HIT family protein, translating into MATLFTQIIAGEIPGQIIHSDPECVVFLTIAPVTPGHALVVPRAEIDHWIEADPDLLAHLTAVAQRIGRAQLTAFGGNRIGLVVQGYGVPHLHLHVFPTTGPEDFRHIEGEQASPDQLAQAADRLRAALAHLP; encoded by the coding sequence ATGGCCACGCTCTTCACGCAGATCATCGCCGGCGAGATTCCCGGCCAGATCATCCACTCCGACCCGGAGTGCGTCGTCTTCCTCACCATCGCCCCGGTCACCCCCGGTCATGCTCTCGTGGTGCCCCGGGCCGAGATCGATCACTGGATCGAGGCGGATCCGGATCTGCTGGCACACCTCACTGCCGTGGCGCAGCGGATCGGGAGGGCTCAGCTCACCGCGTTCGGGGGGAACCGGATCGGGCTCGTCGTGCAGGGATACGGCGTGCCGCACCTGCACCTGCACGTCTTCCCCACCACCGGGCCCGAGGACTTCCGCCACATCGAGGGCGAGCAGGCAAGCCCCGACCAGCTCGCTCAGGCGGCGGATCGACTGCGCGCCGCGCTGGCGCACCTCCCGTAG
- a CDS encoding M23 family metallopeptidase has translation MTSLVAVLALVLGPGAMATQVDPADQRRYKAPIDLALIQASGVHGIDTHMDDLIPVDSAGPGAWWESAHVVAIPPVLESAQEEDDPRVAPDAEASDAGWVHPLPTGRFASPFGYRAAIPGVTVGGLHNGIDIAAPLGHPIRAASAGTVLSVTNGSAQYGGISGWVVALDHGDGIVTTYNHMSRNGVLVAEGEEVLGGEIIAVVGNEGRSTGPHLHFTVHIEGNAVDPVVFMRSRGIDLESGTRITPVPLTEDWLEAQEKLRSGAYAPTPTPTPTPTPTPTPSPSPTPTPTPTPSPTPTPTPTPSPTPTPTPSPTPTPSPTPTPSPTPTPSPTPTPSPTPTPSPTPTPSPTPTPSPTPDPGPEPSPEPSATEPTPTPSATAE, from the coding sequence GTGACGAGCCTGGTCGCGGTGTTGGCGCTCGTGCTCGGTCCGGGTGCGATGGCCACGCAGGTCGACCCGGCGGACCAGCGCCGCTATAAGGCTCCGATCGATCTCGCGCTCATCCAGGCGAGCGGGGTCCATGGCATCGACACCCACATGGACGACCTGATCCCCGTGGACTCCGCAGGCCCCGGTGCATGGTGGGAGTCCGCGCACGTGGTCGCGATCCCGCCTGTTCTCGAGAGCGCGCAGGAGGAGGACGACCCGCGGGTGGCGCCGGACGCCGAGGCGTCCGACGCCGGGTGGGTGCATCCGCTGCCGACCGGCCGCTTCGCATCCCCCTTCGGCTACCGCGCAGCGATCCCCGGGGTGACGGTGGGTGGACTGCACAACGGCATCGACATCGCGGCGCCCCTGGGGCACCCGATCCGGGCCGCGAGCGCCGGCACGGTGCTCTCGGTCACCAATGGGAGCGCGCAGTACGGCGGGATCTCCGGGTGGGTCGTGGCGCTCGACCACGGTGACGGGATCGTGACCACGTACAACCACATGTCCCGCAACGGCGTGTTGGTGGCCGAGGGTGAGGAGGTCCTCGGCGGCGAGATCATTGCGGTCGTCGGGAACGAGGGCCGCTCGACCGGTCCGCACCTCCACTTCACCGTTCACATCGAGGGCAACGCGGTGGACCCGGTGGTGTTCATGCGGTCGCGCGGGATCGACCTGGAGTCGGGGACGCGCATCACGCCCGTGCCGCTGACGGAGGACTGGTTGGAGGCTCAGGAGAAGCTCCGCTCCGGGGCGTACGCCCCGACGCCGACGCCCACGCCCACGCCCACGCCGACACCCACGCCGTCGCCGTCGCCCACGCCCACGCCGACACCCACGCCGTCGCCCACGCCCACCCCGACACCCACGCCGTCGCCCACGCCGACACCCACGCCGTCGCCGACACCCACGCCGTCGCCGACACCCACGCCGTCGCCGACACCCACGCCGTCGCCGACACCCACGCCGTCGCCGACACCCACCCCGTCGCCGACACCCACCCCGTCGCCGACACCCACGCCGTCGCCCACCCCGGACCCAGGCCCCGAGCCGAGCCCCGAGCCGAGCGCGACCGAACCGACGCCGACCCCGAGCGCGACCGCGGAGTGA
- a CDS encoding siderophore ABC transporter substrate-binding protein has protein sequence MLKSVPARRLLALTIAPALFLAACSSGDSSADTSDSAEGTESSAAADEDTEAVTITDNYGEVEVPVNPATVVALDNHVFQTLSDWDVELVAAPKGIMGSVWPEYTEDESVADIGNHGEPDLEAIIAASPELIIGGYRFQGHYEDLVSQNPDSVVIDLAPREGEDEVAELKRQATALGEIFSHQDEAAALNEELDAAIAAASENYNGTDTVVGLITSGGEISYSAPGTGRSVGMVFPALGLNAAIESDAEDPTHGDDISVEAIAEANPDWIIVLDRDGAVPPEGEYVPASAVIEDSEALAGVSAVEKGQVIVLDPAFYLTEDIQSYTTLFNQIADAFGSAS, from the coding sequence ATGCTCAAGTCTGTCCCGGCGCGCCGCCTGCTCGCGCTGACGATCGCGCCCGCCCTCTTCCTCGCCGCGTGCAGCAGCGGGGACTCGTCCGCCGACACCTCCGACTCCGCCGAGGGCACCGAGTCGAGCGCTGCCGCGGACGAGGACACCGAGGCCGTGACGATCACGGACAACTACGGTGAGGTGGAGGTCCCGGTGAACCCCGCCACGGTGGTGGCGCTGGACAACCACGTGTTCCAGACCCTCTCGGACTGGGACGTCGAGCTCGTGGCCGCGCCCAAGGGCATCATGGGGTCCGTGTGGCCGGAGTACACCGAGGACGAGTCGGTGGCCGACATCGGCAATCACGGCGAGCCCGACCTCGAGGCGATCATCGCCGCCTCGCCCGAGTTGATCATCGGCGGGTACCGCTTCCAAGGCCACTACGAGGACCTGGTCTCCCAGAACCCCGACTCCGTGGTGATCGACCTCGCACCGCGTGAGGGAGAGGACGAGGTGGCCGAGCTGAAGCGCCAGGCCACGGCCCTGGGGGAGATCTTCAGCCACCAGGACGAGGCCGCCGCCCTGAACGAGGAGTTGGACGCCGCCATCGCCGCCGCGAGCGAGAACTACAACGGCACCGACACCGTCGTGGGTCTGATCACCTCCGGGGGTGAGATCTCCTACAGCGCGCCCGGCACCGGTCGTAGCGTCGGCATGGTGTTCCCGGCCCTGGGGCTGAACGCCGCGATCGAGTCCGACGCCGAGGACCCCACCCACGGTGACGACATCTCGGTGGAGGCGATCGCCGAGGCCAACCCGGACTGGATCATCGTGCTGGACCGCGACGGCGCCGTGCCGCCGGAGGGTGAGTACGTCCCGGCCAGCGCCGTGATCGAGGACTCCGAGGCTCTCGCCGGCGTGAGCGCCGTCGAGAAGGGCCAGGTCATCGTGCTCGACCCCGCCTTCTACCTCACCGAGGACATCCAGTCCTACACCACGCTGTTCAACCAGATCGCGGATGCCTTCGGCTCTGCCTCCTGA
- a CDS encoding ABC transporter permease, whose translation MPSALPPESRTADTEVSTIQARGAAPSWVRRHALLLAALVTAALVVVSLFVGVYDLSSEGGGEMFLITRVPRTLALVLAGSAMAVSGLVMQRLTQNRFVEPTTSGTTEWAMLGLLLVVILWPQASLTVQMIASSLTAFLGTLVFMAILRRIQVRTTLVVPVVGMMLGAVVSAFTTMIAFQTNYLQMLGTWFMGSFTSVVRGQYEVLWLVAAVMLMVMLMADRLTVVGLGRDVATTVGVNYERVLFAGTALVALATGVTTVVVGFLPFVGLVVPNMVSILRGDDLRATTPWVALGGIALVTACDIVGRLIRWPFEVPVAMVLGVVGAVVFIALVLKGARRD comes from the coding sequence ATGCCTTCGGCTCTGCCTCCTGAGTCGCGGACTGCTGATACCGAGGTGAGCACGATCCAGGCGCGTGGCGCCGCACCCAGTTGGGTGCGGCGCCACGCGCTGCTGCTCGCAGCACTGGTCACCGCGGCCCTGGTCGTCGTCTCGTTGTTCGTCGGCGTCTACGACCTGAGCAGCGAGGGCGGCGGGGAGATGTTCCTCATCACCCGGGTGCCGCGCACGCTCGCACTCGTGCTCGCGGGCAGTGCGATGGCGGTCAGCGGCCTCGTGATGCAGCGCCTGACGCAGAACCGTTTCGTGGAGCCGACCACGAGCGGCACCACCGAGTGGGCCATGCTGGGGCTGCTGCTCGTGGTGATTCTCTGGCCGCAGGCGAGCCTGACGGTGCAGATGATCGCCTCGAGCCTGACCGCGTTCCTCGGCACGCTGGTCTTCATGGCGATCCTGCGCCGGATCCAGGTGCGCACCACCCTGGTGGTGCCCGTGGTCGGGATGATGCTCGGAGCGGTGGTATCCGCCTTCACCACCATGATCGCGTTCCAGACGAACTACCTGCAGATGCTGGGCACCTGGTTCATGGGTAGCTTCACCTCGGTGGTGCGGGGTCAGTACGAGGTGCTGTGGCTCGTGGCCGCCGTGATGCTGATGGTCATGCTCATGGCCGATCGCCTCACGGTCGTGGGCCTGGGTCGGGATGTGGCCACCACGGTCGGGGTGAACTACGAGCGCGTCCTGTTCGCCGGGACAGCGTTGGTGGCCCTGGCCACCGGGGTCACCACGGTGGTGGTCGGGTTCCTCCCGTTCGTCGGTCTGGTGGTCCCGAACATGGTCTCGATCCTGCGGGGCGACGACCTGCGCGCGACCACACCGTGGGTCGCGCTCGGCGGCATCGCCCTGGTCACCGCGTGCGACATCGTCGGGCGCCTGATCCGCTGGCCGTTCGAGGTGCCGGTCGCGATGGTGCTCGGCGTCGTGGGCGCCGTGGTGTTCATCGCGCTGGTCCTGAAGGGAGCCCGACGTGACTGA